The nucleotide sequence TTGGTATGGGAGAAATGCCGGATGCCAAGGACTTTGGTGATGTAGGTGTAAATACTATCGGTAACGTGTCTAAGGCACTGGGAGGCCTAAAGGTGCCTAACATGGAGTCCTTAGGTCTTGGAAATATAGACGGAATAAAGGGAGTAAACAGAGTAGATTCTCCAAAGGGCTGTTTTGCAAGGTTTGCTGAGGCCTCAAGAGGTAAGGACACTACTACAGGACACTGGGAAATGAGCGGTGTTATTTCTGATGTTCCCTTCCCAACCTACCCGGAAGGCTTTCCACAGGATATAATTGAAGCTTTTGAGAAGGCAACAGGCAGAAAGGTTATAGGTAACAAGCCGGCTTCCGGCACTGAGATATTGGATGAACTTGGGGAAGAACATATGAAGACCGGCAAGGTGATTGTATATACTTCTGCAGACAGTGTATTCCAAATTGCTGCCCATGAACAGGTTGTTCCTCTGGAAGAACTATATAAGATGTGTGAAATTGCAAGAAACATCTTGGTAGAACCTCATGCAGTGGCCAGAGTTATAGCAAGACCTTTCGTAGGTAAGCCCGGAGCCTTTACAAGAACTCCTAACAGAAGAGACTTTTCATTGGTACCGCCTTACGATACAATATTAGATAAGATGAAAAAGGCCGGCTATAACGTTATGGCCGTTGGTAAGATAGAAGATATTTTCTCCGGCAAAGGAATTACAGAAGCTGTTCATACAAAGGATAATATGGATGGCGTTGATAAAACGCTTGAATACATGAAGGAAGATAAGAAGGGTCTTATCTTTACAAACCTGGTGGACTTTGATATGAAGTGGGGACACAGAAATGACTATAAGGCCTATGGAAAGGGTCTTGAAGACTTTGACGCAAGGCTGCCTGAAATATTAAATGTCATGAAGGATACAGATGTATTGTTTATAACTGCAGACCATGGTTGTGACCCCACAACACCAGGAACAGATCATACAAGGGAGTATGTACCATTTATAGCTTACGGTAAGACCTTAAAGGAAGGCGTAAATCTTGGCACAAGACATACTTTTGCAGATATGGGTCAGACCTTGGCAGATATTTTTGAAACAGAAAGTATTCAAAACGGAAAAAGCTTCTTAGCTGAAGTTATAAAATAAGGAGGATTTTTAAATGAGTGTTCATATTGGTGCAAAGGAAGGACAGATAGCAGATAGAATATTATTACCGGGAGATCCTTTAAGAGCTAAGTTTATAGCAGAAACTTTCCTGGAAAATCCTGAATGCTATAATGAAGTAAGAGGCATGTATGGTTTTACCGGTACTTATAAGGGCAAGAGAGTATCAGTACAAGGAACCGGTATGGGAATGCCTTCGATATCAATTTATGCTACAGAACTTATACAGTCCTATGGCGTAAAGAAATTAATAAGAGTAGGTACCTGCGGGTCCTTCCTGGAAGATGTTAAGGTTAGAGACGTAATCATTGCAATGTCAGCTTCCACAGATTCAAACATAAACAAGTTGAGATTCCACGGCATGGATTATGCTCCTACAGCCAGCTTCAAGCTGCTTAAGAAAGCCTATGACACAAGCGTAGAGAAAGGCTTAAACACAAAGGTAGGTAGCGTATTAAGCTCCGACACCTTCTACAATGATGAGGCAGACAGCTGGAAGCTTTGGGCTAAGTACGGAGTTATGGCTGTAGAAATGGAAACAGCAGCCCTATATACCATAGCAGCTAAGTTTGGAGTAGATGCTCTTGGAATATTAACCGTAAGCGATCATCTTGTAACAGGAGAACTTACAAGTGCAGAAGAAAGACAGAAGACCTTTACTAATATGATTGAAGTTGCCTTGGATACTATAATAGAAGATTAATAAAAAAAGCTAGGATGCCTATCATCCTAGCTTTTTTAACTTTAAAAGCAACTCTCCTCATCATTTATGCCGTAGAGATTCCAATAAATCAATATATTTTTGCAATAGTTCGTTCTCTTTATTCAAGATACCGATTTGTTTTTTCATTACAGTTAAAATACCATCATAACCTGATAAGGCTTCTTCATAGTACTTACTTTTTATGAGTTTTTGAATGTTTGAGTTTCTTCTTGAAATTGCCTTCTCTACAAGTATAAGCTGCTCAGAAATGTTGCTTAGTTCCATCTCCATCTTTTCTACCCTTCTGCTGTCTTCTTCCGAAGGATGAATTTCACCACTGAATAAATTCATATAAAGGTCCGCTGCTTTCTTCCCCTTTTTATTTATTTCCTGCTGTATTTTCTTGATTTCCTTTTCTTTTTCACTGATGGCCCTTCGTTTTTCTTTTACCTGAGCATTAAATTCGCTCTCAGGACTCCTAAGAGCAGCCCTTGCATAGACAGTTTGAGATGGAATCAGCAAGCAAAGCAACACAGCCGAAAGCATAGATATTATTTTTTTCATACAAAATCACCTCAACTCTAGGATTCCTTAGAAAAAGGTAATTATGCAAAAAATGAATAATATATAATAAATATGCTGCCGTTTAGGCAGCATTTTTTAAAATAAAATTCCGCTAGCGCTTCCAACTTCTCTGTAACAATTGGAAATTCTGACGGAATGATATCGTGGAAAAATTCCGGCACAGTAGTGTGAGAAACAACAGGTGAAAAAAGGAAGCTCCAAAAAGGAACTTCCTATAGTTATGATTTTATAAAATTCTATGTATTTCTGAGGGTGGAAGTGGCTTTGAGAACAGATAACCTTGAATAATATCACAATTATTAGATTCAAGGTACTCCAATTGATCATTAGTTTCAACACCTTCTGCCACAATGGTAAGACCTATCTTATGGCCCAGATCTATTATAGAGTCTGTCAGGGAGGTATTGCAGCCTGCTGAAGATATATCATCTATAAACAGCTTGTCAATTTTTAATGTAGTAATTGGTATTTTTCTCAAGTAAGCAAGGGAAGAGTAGCCTGTACCAAAATCATCCAGGGCTATGCTTATACCTTTTTCTCTCAATAGCTTAAGTTTTCCCACTATTAGGTCAGGAGATTCCATGATAATGGATTCCGTTATTTCAAGTTCCAATAATGAGGGTGAGAGCCCTGTATCTGCAAGTATCCGCTCCACCATGTCTGTAAAGTTATCCTGCAGCAGCTGCATTACTGATATATTTACAGATACTTTGTAATCCGTACCCTTAGCAGCGTTAAGAGCTTTTAAAAACTGGCAGGAGTTTTTTAATATCCATTCGCCCAGAGGAACGATAAAGCCTGTTTCTTCTGCCACATGTATAAATTTTAAGGGGGATACCAGGCCCAGTTCCGGACTTTGCCATCGAACCAAGGCTTCAAAGGCTTCCACCTTTTTGGTCTGTACATTTACCTGTGGCTGATAATGAAGAATAAATTCATTATTTTCCAGAGCCTTCCTTAAATGTTTTTCTATTTTAACTCTAGCCTGAATTTCATCATTTAATATGCTGTTATAAAAGCGAAAACCGTTCTTTCCTCTTTCCTTAACCTTATACATAGCCATATCCGCATACTTTAGCAAGGTGTCAACGTCTGTGCCGTCATAAGGAAACAAGGAAATACCAATGCTTACAGAGGTGCTGATGCTATTTCCATCGATATTAAAGGGTTCGCTGAAGCTGTCAATTATTTTGTTGGCATAGGCTTCTATAGCACTTTTGTTTTCCGCGTTCTTGATATATATAATAAACTCATCCCCGCCAAGTCGAAACAGTTCACAATTGTCACCGGTAAAAGTCAAAAGCCTCATTGCCACCATCAGGAGAAACTTGTCCCCAAAGGAATGACCAAGAGTATCGTTGACGAATTTAAAATTGTCCGTATCGATAAAAAGCATTGCATCCATTGTATTTGAGTTCTTATGCTGGCTTAAATAAAGGCCTATGGTATCGTATAAATACAACCTGTTATTTAATCCGGTCAGTGCATCATGGTAGGCTACATATTGCAGTTCAGCTTCATAATCCTTTAACTCTGTTATATCCATATGAGAACCCATTACTCTATAGACCTTGCCCTCAGAGTCGTATTGAGCCTTACCTCTGGAGCGGATCCATATATAATCCCCATGGACATTTTTTATTCTGAACTCGCAGTTGAAATAAGGAACCTTATTTTTCAAATGCTGTTTTAAGGCCTTGAAAATCTGATGTATATCATCAGGCTGAACAAATTTTCTCCAGAACCAAATACTTTGCTCACATTCCTCAGGATTATAGCCTAATAGTTCGTACCATTTTTCTGATAAATATATATTTCCTGTATTAAAATCAATGTCCCATATAGCATCATTGGTTGATTCCAATACAAGCCTATAGCGCTCTTCTGTATTGGTAAGGGTTTCTTGAGTGCAAGCGAGTTCCTCGTATTGAGCCCGTACTTCCTCGTCCGTGGAAGCCAATTCTTCATAAAGCTCAGTAAGTTCTTTGTGATTTTCCTCTAATTCCTTTTTCATCCTTTTTATTTTCCATATATAGAATAATAAAACAGCAATAAAGGACATGAGCAGGATCAAAGTGCCTAAGGAACTATATACAAGAGTTTTATAATTTTCGAAAAAGAAAAATGACTCATTAACACTATTACCCATAATCGCACCTCATATATGCATACCGTAGTAAAGAATTTATCAAAGTACTGCACTGCATCATAATTGAATTATATCACAAAAGGGGGAATTTTTATACAAAAGTCATAATATAATTATATATTTGCCTGAAATATATCGGTTATTTTTCAAATCTTATAACAAATTAGACAATGATATTACTATATGGTAAATTTAATAATAGGTAAAAAGTCAGGAAGGGGAATAGTTATGAAAATTGATAAAAAGGAAAGAAATAAGCTTGTTATTGTTGGACTTGTACCTATTATTATGCTGTTGAACTCTGTTAGTAAATCTGTACCGCAGCTTGTGGAAAAACTGTACTCTACCGGTATAAATAAGCCCATACGGCAGCTTCTAAGCTTTATTTCATCCATAGTACCCTTTTCTGCGGCGGAATTTCTTGTTTTTACCCTAATAGCTATTCTTATAGTGATGGTAGTTATTTTAATAATAAAGATTATAAAGGGTGGCTTTTTAAAGCAGCTCCTGAATATAGCTGCTTATTTATCCGGCCTATATGTATTGTTCATGCTGTTCTGGGGATTTAACTATAATAGGCTTTCTTTTGATAAAATAGCTGGCCTAACCATTGAAAAGTCCTCAAAGCAGGAACTTTATGAGTTGTGTGAGCTTTTGATAGAAAGGGCCAATAACTTAAGAGCACAGGTAGCAGAAGATTCCAAGGGGGTAATGCACATAGAAGGCGGCTATAAGGATGTGTTTAAGCGTGCCTACCTGGGGTATTCTGAGGCAGCTAAACTTTACCCTGAGCTTGGGGGCAGCTACGGAAGACCCAAAGGGGTGCTTTTGTCCGTACCTATGAGTTATACTGGTATAACAGGCATATACATGCCATATACTGGAGAGCCCAATGTAAACAACAATATCAGAGACTTCATGCTGCCCTGTACCACTACTCATGAAATGGCGCATCAGCGGGGCTTTGCCAGAGAAGACGAGGCCAATTATATAGCGTATGTCACTTGCACTTCCCATCCCGATGCTGATTTTAAATATTCCGGAGTTATGCTTGCTCTTATTAATTCTATGAATGCCTTGGCAGATGTTGATTATGAAGGTTTCAGGCAGTTATATTTCACCTATTCCGAAGGTATTAAAAGGGACTTACAAGACAATAGAGAGTTTTGGAAAAAGTACGAA is from Clostridium thermarum and encodes:
- a CDS encoding phosphopentomutase, whose product is MTKGNIDRVIWIVLDSVGMGEMPDAKDFGDVGVNTIGNVSKALGGLKVPNMESLGLGNIDGIKGVNRVDSPKGCFARFAEASRGKDTTTGHWEMSGVISDVPFPTYPEGFPQDIIEAFEKATGRKVIGNKPASGTEILDELGEEHMKTGKVIVYTSADSVFQIAAHEQVVPLEELYKMCEIARNILVEPHAVARVIARPFVGKPGAFTRTPNRRDFSLVPPYDTILDKMKKAGYNVMAVGKIEDIFSGKGITEAVHTKDNMDGVDKTLEYMKEDKKGLIFTNLVDFDMKWGHRNDYKAYGKGLEDFDARLPEILNVMKDTDVLFITADHGCDPTTPGTDHTREYVPFIAYGKTLKEGVNLGTRHTFADMGQTLADIFETESIQNGKSFLAEVIK
- the deoD gene encoding purine-nucleoside phosphorylase, which gives rise to MSVHIGAKEGQIADRILLPGDPLRAKFIAETFLENPECYNEVRGMYGFTGTYKGKRVSVQGTGMGMPSISIYATELIQSYGVKKLIRVGTCGSFLEDVKVRDVIIAMSASTDSNINKLRFHGMDYAPTASFKLLKKAYDTSVEKGLNTKVGSVLSSDTFYNDEADSWKLWAKYGVMAVEMETAALYTIAAKFGVDALGILTVSDHLVTGELTSAEERQKTFTNMIEVALDTIIED
- a CDS encoding putative bifunctional diguanylate cyclase/phosphodiesterase, whose translation is MGNSVNESFFFFENYKTLVYSSLGTLILLMSFIAVLLFYIWKIKRMKKELEENHKELTELYEELASTDEEVRAQYEELACTQETLTNTEERYRLVLESTNDAIWDIDFNTGNIYLSEKWYELLGYNPEECEQSIWFWRKFVQPDDIHQIFKALKQHLKNKVPYFNCEFRIKNVHGDYIWIRSRGKAQYDSEGKVYRVMGSHMDITELKDYEAELQYVAYHDALTGLNNRLYLYDTIGLYLSQHKNSNTMDAMLFIDTDNFKFVNDTLGHSFGDKFLLMVAMRLLTFTGDNCELFRLGGDEFIIYIKNAENKSAIEAYANKIIDSFSEPFNIDGNSISTSVSIGISLFPYDGTDVDTLLKYADMAMYKVKERGKNGFRFYNSILNDEIQARVKIEKHLRKALENNEFILHYQPQVNVQTKKVEAFEALVRWQSPELGLVSPLKFIHVAEETGFIVPLGEWILKNSCQFLKALNAAKGTDYKVSVNISVMQLLQDNFTDMVERILADTGLSPSLLELEITESIIMESPDLIVGKLKLLREKGISIALDDFGTGYSSLAYLRKIPITTLKIDKLFIDDISSAGCNTSLTDSIIDLGHKIGLTIVAEGVETNDQLEYLESNNCDIIQGYLFSKPLPPSEIHRIL
- a CDS encoding DUF3810 domain-containing protein, with translation MKIDKKERNKLVIVGLVPIIMLLNSVSKSVPQLVEKLYSTGINKPIRQLLSFISSIVPFSAAEFLVFTLIAILIVMVVILIIKIIKGGFLKQLLNIAAYLSGLYVLFMLFWGFNYNRLSFDKIAGLTIEKSSKQELYELCELLIERANNLRAQVAEDSKGVMHIEGGYKDVFKRAYLGYSEAAKLYPELGGSYGRPKGVLLSVPMSYTGITGIYMPYTGEPNVNNNIRDFMLPCTTTHEMAHQRGFAREDEANYIAYVTCTSHPDADFKYSGVMLALINSMNALADVDYEGFRQLYFTYSEGIKRDLQDNREFWKKYEGKIEKISDTVNDTYLKSNGQADGVKSYGRMVDLLLAEYKSGRME